The DNA segment GGCCATATTCATTATAGGCTGGAATGCATCAGTATGGGGCATAGCATTCGCACAAAGGGCTTTAAGCTTCATGCCAATAGCAGAAGCAAACCCTCTGAGATACTTTATTTTCATAATGCTTGCAGTTCTCCCGCACACAATAGCAGAAGCAATGGCCTATTTAACTGCAGCAATTTCAGGGGCAATAGCATCCCAAAGCCTAACCAAAGAAAAAATATTTGATGACAGGTTCTTCCACCTAATAAACCAGGCCCTCATAATACTCATAATTTCAATCCTGATTGTGGTCATCGCAGCCTTCCTTGAAGTCTACGCCCTAAAATACTTTGTGAACATAGCAAACATCATAGTGCCAGTGCAAAGATAAAAGGAAGAAAAAAAGGCCTGAATTCAAAACCTTTTTAAACTTTTAGGAAAGGAAATATGATTGATAGGCATTAAAAAACTGATTTTTTTAAGGGAACTTAAATGACTTCAAGCAAAGAGATAAAGACTGGAACTACTACAGTGGGTTTAATTACAAAAGAAGCCGTAGTATTAGCTTCAGACATGCGAGCATCAATGGGAAACCTTGCATACGATGAAGAGACAAAAAAGATCTATAAGATTACTGAAAATATTGCAATAACAATAGCAGGCTCAGTAGGAGACTGCGCTACCTTAATCAGGTTCCTTAAAAGCCACTCCAAATGGTACGAAATAGAAAGAGAAAAAAAGATGAACCCGAAAGCATTAGCCAATTACATTTCAAACATACTCAATGCAAACCGCTTTTACCCGTTTTTAGTGCAGTTCATTATTGGAGGAATAAACACAAAACCAGAAATCTACGATGTAGACCCTAGTGGGGGCGTTCTCCCGAGAGACAAATATGCTGTAAGCGGTTCAGGAACAGAACTTGCATTGTCGCACTTGGACTCAAACTACAGGAAAGAATTGAGCGAAGAAGAAGGAATAAAATTAGCAGTGAATGCAGTGAAGTCAGCAAAAAAGAGGGACATATTTTCAGGCGGAAGGTCAATTAATGTAACAGTGGTAAGCAAGAAAGGCGTGAGAGAGCTCAAGGACGAAGAAGTGCAATCATACATTGAAAGCAACTAAGAGAGAAAAAAAATTGATTATTTTAATTAATTAAAAATTATTGCAGAATCATATCAAGGCAAGGCAATTACTTATTATTAAATTTTATTTTGCAGTCACTAAAGTGAAAAAATGGAAATACTAAAGGAAATCAAGGAAATAGTTACTTCAAGCCTTCCAGAAGAAACACAGATAACAAGCATTGAAATGGAAGGCCCAGAAGTAGCAATATACACCAGAAACCCGAAAGCTTTTTTTGAGAACGAAAACTACGTTGCAAAAATAGCCTTTGACCTGAAGAAAAGGGTAAACATCAGAACAGACAAAAGCCTGCTGATAGAAGAAGAGCAAGCCAAAAAAACAATACAGGAAATAGTACCACAAGGAGCAGGAATAAAAGAAATATACTTCAACCCAGCGTTCAGCGAGGTAGTAATAGAAGCAGTAAAGCCTGGTTTGGTCATAGGAAAAGAAGGGCAGACATCAAAGGAAATAATACTCAAAACAGGATGGACTCCAAATATATTAAGGAGCCCAACATCAGAATCAGATATACTGAAAGGAATAAGGCATCACCTGCACAAGTACAGCGCTGAAAGAAAAAAGATACTCCAAGAAACAGCAAAAAAGATTTACAGGGAACTTCCAAAAAACAACGGCTGGATAAGAATGACAGCATTAGGAGGATTCAGAGAGGTAGGAAAAAGCGCAATACTGATTGAAACACCAGAAACAAAAGTCCTCTTAGACTGCGGGATAGATGTGGCAAACTCCGAACAACCCTACCCATACTTTGACGCAATAAGATTCCCAATAGACCAATTGGATGCAATAGCAATAAGCCACGCCCATGTAGACCACTCAGGCTTTGTGCCATACTTATTCAAATTAGGATATCGCGGACCAATCTATTGTACCCGCCCAACGAGAGACTTAATGGCATTACTACAATTCGATTTCATTGATGTTGCAGTGAAAGAAGGAAAAGAGCCTCCATACAATGAAAGGGATGTAAAGGAAATGATAAAATACTGCATTCCAAGAGAATACAGAGAGGTAACAGACATTGCGCCGGACATGAGGCTGACCTTCCACAATGCAGCACACATTCTAGGCAGTGCTTCAGTACATTTGCACATAGGGGAAGGCGCACATAATTTAATTTACAGCTCAGACTTAAAGTACGGATTCACAAGATTATTCAATAATATTAACTTGAAATACCCAAGACTCGAAACACTCATAATTGAAAGCACTTACGGGGGCAGAGAAGACATCCAGCCTGAAAGGCAGCAGTCAGAGGAAAGACTTATTCAAATAATAAAAGAAACAATTCACAGCAAAGGAAATGTATTAATCCCTGTTTTCTCTGTTGGAAGAGCACAAGAAATAATGCTGGTAATAGAAGAATACTACAGGAGAGGAATGCTCGAAGGAAAGGTATACATTGACGGAATGACAAAAGAAGCTTCAGCAATTCACACAGCATACCCTGAATACTTAAGGAAAGCAGTTCAGAGGAGAGTTCTCCAAAATGATTCTCCTTTCACCTCAGAATTATTCCAAGTAGTGGACAACAAGAACAGAGACCAAATAATATCAGAGTCAGGTTCAATATTCTTGGCTTCATCAGGAATGCTCACAGGAGGGCCTTCAGTGGAATACCTGCACAAGACGGCAGAAGACCCTAGAAATACATTAATCTTTGTTGGATATCAAGGTGAAGGTTCATTGGGGAGAAGGATTCAGGGTGGAACGAAGACCCTTGCAGTAAATGCAGGGAACGGAAAAACAAAAGCATTAAATATCAACATGAGAGTGGAAACAGTAGAAGGATTCTCAGGTCATAGTGACAGAAACCAGTTGGTGAACTACATAAGAACATTAAACCCAAAGCCTAAAAGAATTCTTGTAGACCACGGAGAAAAAGATAAAGCAGTAGAGTTCGCAAAATATATTTCAAATAAATTCCAGATAAACAGCACAGCAATAAGAGACTTAGATAGTGTAAGATTGAAGTGAAAGAAAGCCAAAAATATTATTTATACATAACCATTTTTTCTTTTGCCAAACTGCTTTTGTACTACATAAATTTTCTATTTTTGTTTTTGAGTGTCTACATTAAGAAAGCGCTTTGCTTTCCTTACTTTTACATAAAAATTTTTTTGGATTTTTTTTCAACCGAAAAAAATTTAAATGGAAGCATCATATTATTTAATTCTATAAAAAAAATGAGTGAAAGAAAATGGACAAAGCAAAAGCAGAAAAATTATGCAAGGCCCTTGAATGCGGAATAAAAATGGAAAATGAAGAACTTGCATTAAACAAAAAATTTTTTATCAACAAAAAAGGCCTGAAAACACTCAATACAATTCTCTGAATAATACAAACACTGATTCTCTTTTCTTTCTTTGCCTGCAAAAAAATAATCTATGAGAATTATAGTTACGGGAACCCCTGGAACAGGCAAGAGCACTATAGCAAGGAAAATTGCAAAAGAATTCAAATGCAAGTTATTAAATGAACTGCAATTCGCACAGAAAAAAGACCTTGTGAAAAAGGAAAAAAAAGAAAAAGTAATTGAAATAAAAAAATTAGGGAAAGAATTGAACAAGCTGCTCGCAAGAGAAAAAAACATTGTAGTGGAAGGTCACCTGCTCTGCGAAACAAGATTAAAGAACATAGATTGCATTATGGTGCTGAAAACCAACCCAAAGGAATTGAAGAAAAGACTTAAGAGAAAAGGCTACAGTGAATTGAAGGTTCAGGAGAACTTATTCTGCGAGGAAACAGGCTACTGCCTCAAAAAAGCCCTAAAAAATTACCCTAAAAGCAAAATAATACAAGCAAAAAACGAGAAAAATTTAAAGAGAAGCCTAAAATATATTATTAAAGAAATCAAAAGGAAAACAAAATGAAAACAAAATTCATTCTAATACCGCTTTTTTTTGCTTTTGTCCTTGCATCAGCAAGCGCTGCAGTTATCTCAGAGCAAAGCTTTGAGAAAATGGGCTACAAAGACACATTCATCGTAAGCGGGGTCCAGCAGGAAGACTGCGAGCAAATAATATTCTACCAAACAAGCCTTCCAAGCGAAGGCCAATTTGTTGTTCTTTCAGTGCATGCAGAATTCAAGCCTCTGCCCCAGCAGCCTGCTGGAATTGCGGTTTACCTGAACGACGAGAATACAGCGCTCAAGGAAGTGAAAGCACCGGAATTCTTGAATGGGTGGAGCAGGATTGTTCTTCCAGCAGAAAAAGTAAAGGAAAACAACACTCTGAGGATTTGCGCCGGGACATCTAATGCAACAATCGAAACAGATATACTGCCTAACTCAATGATTGGGACATACTTGATGCCTTATTTCCCTGAAGGCTCATTCACAAAAGAAGTAAGCGTAAAACACCCGAAGCTCAGGGAAGAAATTAAGGTCACAGTCAAATTAAAGAATTACGGCAGCGAGAAAACCTATGCAGAAATAAAACAGAAGAAGCCCGAAATAGACAGAGAAGATGTAAAAGCAATTTCTGGTGCAACAGAATGGAATGGAGAACTAGGACCAGGGCAAGAAGCAAAACTAGAGTTCACAGTAAGGATAACAAACCCCAATACAAGGGTTCTGCCTGCAGCACAGGCAACCTTCACCAACGTGTTTGGGGAGCAGGAAACAATTTACTCCAATTACCCTGAGGTAGTTCCAATAGAGCCCAATACCTTAGAGCCAGTAATCCTTCTTTCAAACCCAATAAATCTTTTAGGGGAAAACTCCGAGGTAATCCTTGCAGTCAAAAACAACGGCTCCAACCCATTATACAATGCCAGCGCTAAATTGATTGTACCCCAAGAATTATTCTTTCAAGGGGCCCTGGAGAGAAAGATTGACGTAATACAGTCAAACCAGACATTATACTTCAAATTCAATGCAACAGCAAACACTCAAGGGAAGTTCCCCTTAAACTGCATTGCAAGCTTCACTGATGTAAATGCTTACACATTCAACTGCGACGAAACAATCATAGAGTACAGGAGTCCTGAATCCAATCTGGGCCTTTCGGTCGGAATAATAATGCTCATAATCGGAATATTCTT comes from the Candidatus Diapherotrites archaeon genome and includes:
- a CDS encoding AAA family ATPase, which produces MRIIVTGTPGTGKSTIARKIAKEFKCKLLNELQFAQKKDLVKKEKKEKVIEIKKLGKELNKLLAREKNIVVEGHLLCETRLKNIDCIMVLKTNPKELKKRLKRKGYSELKVQENLFCEETGYCLKKALKNYPKSKIIQAKNEKNLKRSLKYIIKEIKRKTK
- a CDS encoding proteasome subunit beta; this translates as MTSSKEIKTGTTTVGLITKEAVVLASDMRASMGNLAYDEETKKIYKITENIAITIAGSVGDCATLIRFLKSHSKWYEIEREKKMNPKALANYISNILNANRFYPFLVQFIIGGINTKPEIYDVDPSGGVLPRDKYAVSGSGTELALSHLDSNYRKELSEEEGIKLAVNAVKSAKKRDIFSGGRSINVTVVSKKGVRELKDEEVQSYIESN
- a CDS encoding beta-CASP ribonuclease aCPSF1 is translated as MEILKEIKEIVTSSLPEETQITSIEMEGPEVAIYTRNPKAFFENENYVAKIAFDLKKRVNIRTDKSLLIEEEQAKKTIQEIVPQGAGIKEIYFNPAFSEVVIEAVKPGLVIGKEGQTSKEIILKTGWTPNILRSPTSESDILKGIRHHLHKYSAERKKILQETAKKIYRELPKNNGWIRMTALGGFREVGKSAILIETPETKVLLDCGIDVANSEQPYPYFDAIRFPIDQLDAIAISHAHVDHSGFVPYLFKLGYRGPIYCTRPTRDLMALLQFDFIDVAVKEGKEPPYNERDVKEMIKYCIPREYREVTDIAPDMRLTFHNAAHILGSASVHLHIGEGAHNLIYSSDLKYGFTRLFNNINLKYPRLETLIIESTYGGREDIQPERQQSEERLIQIIKETIHSKGNVLIPVFSVGRAQEIMLVIEEYYRRGMLEGKVYIDGMTKEASAIHTAYPEYLRKAVQRRVLQNDSPFTSELFQVVDNKNRDQIISESGSIFLASSGMLTGGPSVEYLHKTAEDPRNTLIFVGYQGEGSLGRRIQGGTKTLAVNAGNGKTKALNINMRVETVEGFSGHSDRNQLVNYIRTLNPKPKRILVDHGEKDKAVEFAKYISNKFQINSTAIRDLDSVRLK